One Mya arenaria isolate MELC-2E11 chromosome 5, ASM2691426v1 genomic window carries:
- the LOC128235083 gene encoding uncharacterized protein LOC128235083 has translation MTVLPVYSLGISMFFGLITRKDYLEGAVSCSLDATVHYSWDFAQQVHIPHHSQQVGPLYFKTARRCEVFGVCCEGSEKQVFYLGDEGVAPGKGANTVVSYLHHYLENYGLGEEHAQFHFDNCQGQNKNNAVLGYAVWRTLTGGHKTIQYSLMLAGHTKFSCDWHFGVWKNRWRHMDAETVEEVASTVAMSSRNGHNIPHIVDGNSKPVLFYDWSTFFKGMFKPLKNISKYHSFEVSSNEPGVVRVRKFVDAPEEKINILKTCQVDICVMPEQIFGEGINAERQWYLHDVIRDFCRSDHAKNTTCPLPLVAKEGYSKAKKQKLK, from the exons ATGACGGTTTTGCCGGTTTATTCACTCGGCATTAGCATGTTTTTCGGATTAATTACACGAAAAGATTATTTGGAAG gtgcAGTATCATGTTCCTTAGATGCAACCGTCCACTACAGCTGGGACTTTGCACAGCAGGTTCATATTCCACACCATAGCCAACAg GTTGGACCCCTGTATTTCAAAACTGCCAGGAGATGTGAGGTATTTGGAGTTTGCTGTGAAGGATCTG agaaaCAGGTGTTTTACCTTGGTGATGAGGGTGTTGCCCCAGGCAAAGGAGCAAACACAGTTGTCAGCTACCTCCACCATTACCTTGAAAACTACGGCCTGGGTGAGGAACATGCCCAGTTCCATTTTGACAATTGCCAAGGAcagaacaaaaataatgcaGTTCTTGGTTATGCTGTGTGGAGAACATTGACGG GAGGGCATAAGACAATCCAATATTCATTGATGCTAGCCGGCCACACCAAATTCTCATGTGATTGGCATTTTGGAGTGTGGAAAAACAGATGGAGACACATGGATGCAGAGACAGTTGAG GAGGTGGCTTCCACAGTAGCAATGTCATCCCGTAATGGCCACAACATCCCCCATATTGTTGATGGCAACAGCAAACCAGTGTTGTTCTATGACTGGAGCACCTTCTTCAAAGGCATGTTCAAACCATTGAAGAACATTTCgaaataccattcatttgaGGTGTCTTCTAACGAGCCTGGGGTTGTAAGAGTAAGGAAGTTTGTTGATGCCCCTGAGGAGAAAATTAACATACTGAAAACCTGCCAAGTGGATATTTGTGTTATGCCAGAGCAGATCTTTGGTGAGGGAATAAATGCTGAAAGGCAATGGTACTTGCATGATGTAATAAGAGACTTTTGCAGATCGGATCATGCTAAAAACACAACATGCCCTTTGCCATTAGTTGCAAAAGAAGGCTATTCAAAggccaaaaaacaaaagttgaaataG